One genomic window of Campylobacter curvus includes the following:
- a CDS encoding ATP-binding protein produces the protein MQYLLDFLNSDIKKSKISALIKCSEEEAKILRHLSKIYIEGVANISVYDLLCTVFGSQDYRHLSYLKFIKSLLDYGWIVQSYNIFKTPENTNKSSGTNLLALLHSEISLSPSFLKILEEGSTKVELPTPSAYEDHLEYLKDQFLRIELYAKAAMFQSGVSDAKARIKTQINELEARINERIEISKISIKIEQIFKDNALSVKEQLIFLALLKEEYAGDFENGRDLNALIGLISDDEFERIKNRSLLEDGSALIENGLIDYDEVLNAFGNVSRNFFINEEILQSIMHPKNDNESKKLKLESLVKEQEIFELIEPATSLEDVVLNEKTKELLGAILKQVDKKVLARLNSWGIKNRRGIDAKIIFYGEPGTGKTMSAIGLAKSLKKQILSFDCSKILSKYVGESEQNVRKIFDTYKEICKKSKSEPVLLLNEADQFLSTRVESSSGAEKMHNQMQNIFLEQIERFEGVLIATTNFLQSLDSAFSRRFDYKIEFKKPDFKQRLAIWRKILPENANFEENFSLERLAEFNLSGAQIVLVLKNTALKVAVKDDAIFTFEDFKTTIERELNSAFGEDKRVGFNY, from the coding sequence GTGCAATATCTGCTTGATTTTTTAAATTCCGATATCAAAAAAAGCAAAATTTCGGCTCTCATAAAATGTAGCGAGGAAGAGGCCAAAATTTTACGCCATTTAAGCAAGATTTATATCGAAGGCGTGGCTAATATAAGCGTCTATGACCTGCTTTGCACGGTATTTGGCTCGCAAGATTACAGGCATCTTTCGTATCTGAAATTTATAAAATCCTTGCTTGATTACGGCTGGATAGTGCAAAGCTACAATATCTTTAAAACGCCAGAAAATACGAATAAATCAAGCGGCACGAACCTGCTTGCGCTTTTGCACTCTGAAATTTCACTTTCGCCCTCATTCCTCAAAATTTTAGAGGAGGGCAGCACGAAGGTAGAGCTGCCAACGCCTAGCGCGTATGAGGATCATTTGGAGTATTTGAAAGATCAGTTTTTAAGGATCGAGCTTTACGCCAAAGCCGCGATGTTTCAAAGCGGAGTAAGCGACGCCAAAGCGCGCATAAAAACGCAGATAAACGAGCTTGAAGCGCGCATAAACGAACGCATAGAAATAAGCAAAATTTCCATAAAAATCGAGCAAATTTTTAAGGACAACGCGCTTAGCGTAAAAGAACAGCTGATATTTTTAGCGCTTTTAAAAGAAGAATACGCTGGAGACTTTGAAAACGGGCGCGATCTAAATGCTCTCATCGGTCTCATAAGCGACGATGAATTCGAGCGCATCAAAAACCGCTCGCTGCTTGAGGACGGCTCCGCGCTCATCGAAAACGGACTGATCGATTATGACGAGGTTTTAAACGCCTTTGGTAACGTCAGCCGAAATTTTTTCATAAATGAGGAAATTTTACAAAGCATAATGCACCCTAAAAATGACAACGAGAGTAAAAAATTAAAGCTAGAAAGCCTCGTAAAAGAGCAAGAGATATTCGAGCTCATAGAGCCTGCGACGAGCCTTGAGGATGTAGTGCTAAACGAAAAGACCAAAGAGCTTTTGGGTGCGATCTTGAAACAAGTCGATAAAAAGGTGCTCGCGCGGCTTAACAGCTGGGGGATCAAAAATCGCCGCGGCATCGATGCCAAGATCATATTTTACGGAGAGCCCGGCACCGGTAAGACGATGAGCGCCATAGGCCTTGCAAAGAGCCTAAAAAAGCAGATATTGAGCTTTGACTGCTCTAAAATTTTAAGCAAATATGTCGGCGAGAGTGAGCAAAACGTGCGTAAAATTTTCGATACATATAAAGAGATATGCAAAAAGAGCAAGAGCGAGCCGGTGCTGCTTTTAAACGAGGCCGATCAGTTTTTGAGCACCCGCGTGGAGAGCAGTAGCGGTGCGGAGAAAATGCACAATCAAATGCAAAATATATTTTTAGAGCAGATCGAGCGCTTCGAGGGCGTACTGATCGCTACGACGAATTTCCTCCAAAGCCTTGACAGCGCGTTTTCAAGGAGATTTGACTATAAGATCGAGTTTAAAAAGCCGGACTTCAAGCAGCGTCTAGCCATCTGGCGTAAAATTTTGCCTGAAAATGCGAATTTCGAGGAAAATTTCAGCCTCGAGCGCTTGGCGGAATTTAACCTAAGTGGCGCTCAGATCGTGCTGGTGCTAAAAAATACCGCGCTGAAAGTAGCCGTCAAGGACGACGCTATATTTACCTTCGAGGACTTTAAGACTACGATCGAGCGCGAGCTGAATTCCGCCTTTGGCGAGGATAAAAGGGTCGGATTCAACTATTGA
- a CDS encoding SLAC1 anion channel family protein — MYEDQNDILKNTNLSKLANFPIVFFAVTMGLSGLALAYERLNLLFDISQILGELLKWLTAALFIVITVFYCLKFIRYPNAVRVEFAHPVRINFFAAFSISLLLLAALFQESKIYGFLLYGGLAVQTFLTLYVVAFWIQKELLLTQSNPAWFIPIVGNLIVPLAAPTTSVFAWYYFSVGAFFWLVLFTIIFYRLIFHERLAQKFIPTLFILIAPPSLAFSGLIKLTGEFSLVAQILLNLTLFFTLLILFMFKNFLKLKFFLSWWAFTFPTAAASIAFFRAFEMTGEKFWLACAIAMFAALVFFVCFVGFYTIKAIFRREICVMEK, encoded by the coding sequence ATGTACGAAGATCAAAATGATATTTTAAAAAATACTAATTTAAGCAAACTTGCAAATTTCCCGATCGTGTTTTTTGCCGTTACGATGGGGCTTAGCGGGCTAGCCCTAGCTTACGAGCGGCTAAATTTACTATTTGATATTTCGCAAATTTTAGGCGAGCTGTTAAAATGGCTAACAGCTGCGCTTTTTATAGTCATTACGGTCTTTTACTGCTTAAAATTCATACGTTATCCAAATGCCGTGCGAGTCGAGTTCGCTCATCCCGTGCGGATAAATTTTTTCGCTGCATTTTCTATATCGCTACTTTTGCTCGCAGCCCTTTTTCAGGAAAGTAAAATTTATGGATTTTTGCTTTACGGCGGACTTGCGGTGCAGACATTTTTGACACTTTACGTTGTCGCTTTTTGGATACAAAAAGAGCTCTTGCTTACCCAAAGTAACCCCGCGTGGTTCATCCCGATCGTAGGCAACCTCATCGTTCCCCTTGCCGCGCCCACTACAAGCGTATTTGCGTGGTATTATTTCTCTGTCGGGGCATTCTTTTGGCTCGTGCTTTTTACCATCATTTTTTACCGCCTCATCTTTCACGAACGGCTCGCGCAAAAATTTATCCCCACGCTTTTTATCTTGATCGCTCCACCTTCGCTCGCATTTTCAGGACTTATAAAGCTTACTGGCGAATTTAGTCTGGTAGCGCAGATATTGCTAAATTTGACTTTATTTTTTACCTTGCTGATACTTTTTATGTTTAAAAATTTTTTAAAGCTTAAATTTTTCCTATCGTGGTGGGCTTTTACTTTCCCCACAGCTGCGGCTAGCATAGCGTTTTTTAGGGCATTTGAGATGACAGGAGAGAAATTTTGGCTAGCGTGCGCTATCGCGATGTTTGCGGCTTTAGTATTTTTCGTCTGCTTCGTAGGCTTTTATACGATAAAAGCAATCTTTCGGCGCGAGATCTGCGTTATGGAAAAATAA